A single genomic interval of Rosistilla ulvae harbors:
- a CDS encoding sulfatase family protein: MLSRTCNVVFLTWLLASVVNAAQPNVVILLADDLGFRDVGCYQGPVQTPTIDCLAAGGVRFTDFYSGCAVCSPSRATLLTGRHHIRAGVYSWIHDESQNSHLRTREVTLAEVLREAGYATAHVGKWHLGLPTDQRKKPTPDEHGFDHWFATWNNASPSHRDPDNFIRNGKPVGKLEGYSCQLVADEAIRWLDERPDAKRPFFLNVWFHEPHAPIAAPPERVATYGEPKDRAAVYSGTIDNTDRAIDRLLKKLAEVDAVENTLIIYASDNGSYRDDRTGGLRGRKGMNWEGGIRVPGIFSWPGKISSGVTSEPAGLVDVLPSVCGLLGLHPPAGVHLDGTDLSPLLTGKTDAIARQQPLFWHLQKSRPIVAIRSGDFSLVADPAYDLPTTNMFQESWIPQIRSGGYTNYRLYHLRRDPGQTTDVAAEHPEVFESMRRQLLQINRSVMADGADWHLGPVDDTAAR, translated from the coding sequence ATGCTATCTCGCACTTGCAATGTGGTTTTTCTTACCTGGCTGCTCGCCTCTGTTGTCAACGCGGCCCAGCCAAACGTCGTGATCCTGTTGGCCGACGATCTTGGGTTTCGCGACGTCGGTTGTTACCAGGGGCCAGTGCAAACGCCGACGATCGATTGCTTGGCCGCTGGCGGAGTGCGGTTCACCGATTTCTATTCCGGCTGTGCTGTCTGTTCCCCGTCGCGAGCGACGCTGTTGACCGGACGCCATCACATCCGCGCCGGGGTTTACAGCTGGATCCACGATGAGAGTCAGAACTCGCATCTGCGAACCCGTGAGGTCACCCTGGCCGAAGTGCTTCGCGAAGCCGGCTACGCGACAGCCCATGTGGGCAAATGGCACTTGGGGCTGCCGACCGACCAACGGAAGAAACCGACGCCAGACGAGCACGGTTTTGATCATTGGTTCGCGACTTGGAACAATGCTAGCCCTAGCCATCGCGATCCCGACAACTTCATCCGCAACGGTAAACCGGTTGGGAAATTGGAGGGGTATTCGTGCCAATTGGTCGCTGACGAAGCGATTCGCTGGCTCGACGAACGCCCCGATGCGAAGCGTCCATTCTTTCTGAACGTCTGGTTTCACGAGCCTCACGCACCGATCGCTGCACCGCCAGAGCGTGTCGCGACGTATGGCGAACCGAAAGACCGAGCGGCCGTCTACTCTGGCACGATCGACAACACCGATCGTGCGATCGATCGGTTGCTGAAGAAACTTGCCGAGGTCGACGCGGTCGAAAACACGTTGATCATCTATGCGTCGGACAACGGCAGCTATCGCGACGATCGCACCGGCGGGCTCCGCGGTCGCAAGGGAATGAACTGGGAAGGCGGGATTCGCGTGCCGGGAATCTTTTCTTGGCCCGGAAAGATAAGCTCAGGTGTGACGAGTGAACCCGCTGGTTTGGTCGACGTGTTGCCGAGCGTTTGCGGATTGTTGGGCCTGCACCCACCGGCCGGCGTGCATCTGGATGGCACCGATCTTTCGCCACTGTTGACCGGCAAGACCGACGCGATCGCGCGGCAGCAGCCGCTGTTCTGGCATCTGCAGAAATCGCGTCCGATCGTCGCGATCCGCTCGGGAGATTTCAGCCTCGTCGCCGACCCGGCCTACGACCTGCCGACGACGAACATGTTCCAGGAGAGCTGGATTCCGCAAATCCGCAGCGGTGGGTATACCAATTATCGGCTGTACCACCTGCGGCGCGATCCGGGGCAAACGACCGACGTCGCCGCCGAACACCCGGAAGTGTTTGAATCGATGCGCCGGCAATTGCTGCAGATCAATCGCAGCGTGATGGCTGACGGAGCGGATTGGCATCTGGGGCCGGTCGACGACACCGCGGCCCGATAA
- a CDS encoding PVC-type heme-binding CxxCH protein — protein sequence MRFVPHLVVPLLALLFLTPPALAQSAAESSAWKVQQVPAIWKKAAGGRDAYSWYRCAVEVPESWADQELTLFIEGVDDAREVFFNGTSIGLVGTLPPEYRSGLGATMRFPIQANLVSPGAANVVAVRVYQNQGRGGFNVAAPVLFGNDKAIRMAGDWETREGDDLSWGKLSTRDEIAKTARFAKLESAADVEASLKKLDDDAGRQSIADTLKQLTHPDDLALNVAVGEPNIGQPLSIKWDARGRMWVIQYLQYPTIAGLKMISRDKFLRSVYDKVPPPPPHHFIGADKITIHEDTDGDGVYDKHKPFIEGLNLASSVAIGRGGVYVLNPPYLLFYPDADGDDLPDGDPEVLLEGFGLEDSHSVANSLRWGPDGWLYSTQGSTVTGHVRKPGSAEEPIHSMGQVVWRYHPESARYEIFAEGGGNSFGVEFDSQGRLYSGHNGGDTRGFHYVQGGYYRKGFGKHGSLSNPYTYGYFEAMGHAKVARFTHTFVIYEGDGLPAKYQGNLFGCGPLQSHIVRSEVQPDRSSVQTVDLGFALESEDKWVRPVDIQAGPDGGLYVVDMYEQRIDHASHYQGRIDRESGRVYRLQAPAAKPFKMGDLSKLSTAELVDLLKHPNKWHRQTALRLLGDRRDAAALPLLNQVLKQSEGVDALNALWGLNLSGGFDDATASQLLGHSEPLVREWTVRLLGDRLVLSDALAKQLASLAASESDVRVRSQLAASARRMPAAQSLPVIAGLLTHDEDVDDIHVPLLIWWALEAHCEADGQQVLAMFNDSKIWTRPIVQQHVLERLMRRYASTGTRGDLLKCATLLNQAPTADQRATLLVGFESAFEGRSLSGLPSELLDALAKSGGGSLALRLRQGNAEAIEEALADIANKKVPAAKRIELIRIFGDIRNPAALPVLLKMANQESDEALVGAVLATLQSYDAAEIGETIVAGLNKYSDAATEVALSTLASRAIWSQQLLSAVASKQIEKDQIPTAILRKMLLHQNAEISEAIGDTWGEISGASTANMLAEITRISEVLSHGTGNPYDGKLLYKESCGKCHQLFEQGGEIGPDLTAYKRDDVRQLLVNVANPNLEIREGFENMMVLTFDGRALNGFVEDQDNQVVVIKGADGQRTVIEKENIDLMQASKNSLMPEDLLAKMSDQQLRDLFAYLRSTQPLP from the coding sequence ATGCGTTTTGTCCCGCATCTTGTCGTGCCGTTGCTGGCTCTTCTGTTTCTCACCCCGCCTGCCCTCGCTCAATCGGCTGCTGAATCCTCGGCCTGGAAGGTCCAGCAGGTGCCAGCGATTTGGAAGAAGGCGGCCGGCGGTCGCGATGCCTATTCTTGGTATCGCTGTGCCGTCGAAGTCCCCGAATCGTGGGCCGACCAAGAATTGACGCTCTTTATCGAAGGTGTCGACGACGCCCGTGAGGTCTTCTTCAATGGAACTTCGATCGGTCTGGTCGGTACGCTGCCGCCGGAATATCGCAGCGGATTGGGAGCGACGATGCGATTCCCGATCCAAGCCAATCTGGTTTCGCCGGGAGCCGCAAATGTTGTGGCCGTTCGCGTCTACCAGAACCAGGGACGCGGCGGGTTCAACGTCGCCGCACCGGTACTGTTCGGCAACGACAAGGCGATTCGGATGGCGGGCGACTGGGAGACACGCGAAGGCGATGACCTCAGCTGGGGCAAGCTGTCGACGCGAGATGAGATCGCCAAAACCGCGCGGTTCGCAAAACTGGAATCGGCCGCCGACGTCGAAGCTTCGCTGAAGAAGCTGGATGACGACGCGGGGCGTCAATCGATCGCCGACACGCTCAAGCAACTGACCCATCCCGACGACCTCGCCTTAAATGTCGCTGTGGGTGAACCGAATATCGGCCAACCGCTTTCGATCAAATGGGACGCCCGTGGGCGGATGTGGGTGATTCAGTACCTGCAGTATCCGACGATCGCGGGGCTGAAGATGATCAGCCGCGACAAGTTTTTGCGAAGCGTTTACGACAAAGTTCCGCCGCCGCCACCGCATCACTTCATCGGTGCCGACAAGATCACGATCCATGAAGATACCGACGGCGACGGCGTCTACGACAAACACAAACCATTTATCGAAGGGCTCAATCTCGCCTCGTCGGTCGCGATCGGCCGCGGCGGCGTCTATGTGCTCAACCCGCCTTACCTGCTCTTTTATCCGGATGCCGACGGCGACGATCTTCCCGATGGCGATCCCGAGGTGCTGTTGGAAGGTTTCGGTTTAGAGGATTCGCACTCGGTCGCCAACAGCTTGCGATGGGGCCCCGATGGCTGGCTCTATTCGACTCAGGGAAGCACCGTCACCGGGCATGTTCGCAAGCCGGGATCGGCGGAAGAACCGATCCACTCGATGGGCCAAGTTGTCTGGCGTTATCATCCCGAATCGGCTCGCTACGAGATCTTTGCCGAGGGAGGCGGAAACTCGTTTGGCGTCGAATTTGACTCGCAAGGACGGCTCTACTCCGGCCACAACGGCGGCGATACTCGCGGCTTCCACTACGTCCAAGGCGGTTATTATCGCAAGGGTTTTGGCAAGCACGGATCGCTCTCCAACCCCTACACCTACGGCTATTTTGAAGCGATGGGGCACGCAAAAGTCGCCCGCTTCACCCACACCTTCGTGATCTACGAAGGAGACGGATTGCCCGCGAAATATCAAGGCAATCTGTTTGGATGTGGTCCGTTGCAGAGTCATATCGTCCGCAGCGAAGTCCAGCCCGATCGATCGAGCGTACAGACGGTCGACCTTGGTTTTGCCTTGGAAAGCGAAGATAAATGGGTCCGCCCTGTCGACATTCAAGCCGGCCCTGACGGCGGGCTTTACGTAGTCGACATGTACGAGCAACGGATCGATCACGCTAGCCATTATCAAGGCCGGATCGATCGCGAGAGTGGCCGTGTGTATCGGCTGCAGGCTCCCGCTGCGAAGCCGTTCAAGATGGGAGACCTCAGCAAGTTGTCGACGGCTGAATTGGTCGACCTGCTGAAACATCCTAACAAGTGGCATCGGCAGACCGCTTTGCGCCTGTTAGGCGATCGTCGCGATGCTGCCGCCCTGCCGCTGCTGAACCAGGTGTTGAAGCAGTCCGAAGGTGTGGATGCGCTGAATGCTCTCTGGGGCCTGAATCTGTCGGGCGGATTTGACGATGCGACCGCGTCGCAGTTGTTGGGACATTCCGAACCGCTGGTTCGCGAGTGGACGGTTCGTTTGTTGGGCGACCGGTTGGTGCTGAGCGACGCGTTGGCGAAGCAACTCGCTTCGTTGGCGGCAAGCGAATCGGACGTCCGCGTTCGCAGCCAATTGGCTGCGTCGGCGCGTCGAATGCCCGCCGCCCAATCGCTGCCGGTGATCGCAGGGTTGCTGACTCACGATGAAGATGTAGACGACATCCACGTGCCGCTGTTGATTTGGTGGGCGCTGGAGGCACATTGTGAAGCTGACGGCCAGCAGGTGTTGGCGATGTTCAACGATTCCAAGATCTGGACGCGCCCGATCGTTCAACAGCATGTGTTGGAGCGATTGATGCGACGGTATGCATCGACGGGAACGCGAGGCGATCTGCTGAAGTGCGCCACGCTATTGAATCAAGCTCCCACCGCCGACCAGCGAGCGACGCTGTTGGTTGGATTCGAGAGTGCCTTCGAAGGCCGTTCGCTCTCCGGCTTGCCAAGCGAATTGTTGGATGCGTTGGCAAAATCGGGAGGTGGTTCGCTGGCGCTGCGACTGCGTCAAGGGAATGCCGAAGCGATCGAAGAGGCGTTGGCTGACATCGCCAACAAAAAGGTTCCCGCTGCGAAACGGATCGAATTGATTCGCATCTTCGGCGATATTCGCAACCCCGCGGCGCTGCCGGTACTGTTGAAAATGGCGAACCAGGAGAGCGACGAAGCGTTGGTCGGTGCGGTCTTGGCGACGTTGCAGTCGTACGATGCCGCCGAGATCGGCGAAACGATCGTCGCCGGCTTGAATAAGTACTCCGACGCCGCGACCGAAGTGGCGTTGTCGACCTTGGCATCGCGAGCGATCTGGTCGCAACAGCTGTTGTCGGCGGTCGCGTCGAAACAGATCGAAAAGGATCAGATCCCGACGGCGATCTTGCGGAAGATGTTGCTGCATCAAAACGCGGAGATTTCCGAAGCGATCGGCGACACCTGGGGCGAGATCTCGGGCGCGTCGACGGCGAACATGTTGGCCGAAATCACCCGGATCAGCGAAGTCTTGTCGCATGGGACGGGCAATCCTTATGACGGCAAGCTGCTGTACAAAGAGAGCTGTGGGAAGTGCCATCAATTGTTCGAGCAGGGAGGGGAGATCGGTCCCGATCTGACCGCCTACAAACGCGACGATGTCCGTCAGTTGTTGGTCAACGTGGCGAATCCGAACTTGGAGATCCGCGAAGGCTTTGAGAACATGATGGTGCTGACCTTCGACGGCCGGGCGCTCAACGGATTTGTCGAGGATCAAGACAATCAAGTTGTCGTGATCAAAGGTGCGGATGGCCAGCGAACGGTGATCGAGAAAGAGAACATCGATCTGATGCAGGCGAGTAAAAATTCGCTGATGCCCGAGGATCTGCTGGCCAAGATGAGCGATCAACAGCTGCGCGATCTCTTCGCCTACCTCCGCTCGACTCAGCCGCTCCCCTAG
- a CDS encoding Gfo/Idh/MocA family protein yields MNTTRRSLLTTTAAAAGALAFPHVAGAAEPAKIRVGQIGTKHAHASGKLAAMRKLSDLYDVVGVVEPDAKRREAIANTEAYRGLRFLTAEELLNDQGVAAVAVETSVDTLVPTAIQCLQAGKHIHLDKPAGSSMSACRAMHAEADRRGLTIQMGYMLRYNPAFELLFQVVQDGWLGPITEISGMMGKMASDPLRKSLAAYPGGGMFELACHLIDAVVTVLGKPDRVTAHNRQTFPEKDSFVDNQLAVFDYPAAIATIRCNHLDPLGGPRRGFEVAGQQGAFQINPLEPPAVRLGLDRARGSFTQGFQDVKLERSSGRYDDEFRDLAKVIRGEKALRWDSSHDLAVHEAVLLASGLPLN; encoded by the coding sequence ATGAATACGACTCGACGAAGTTTGCTCACGACGACCGCTGCCGCAGCGGGTGCCCTTGCGTTTCCGCATGTCGCTGGTGCCGCGGAGCCCGCAAAAATTCGAGTCGGCCAGATCGGCACGAAGCACGCTCACGCATCGGGCAAGCTGGCTGCGATGCGGAAATTGAGCGACCTGTACGATGTTGTGGGCGTTGTCGAACCCGATGCAAAACGTCGGGAAGCGATCGCAAATACCGAAGCCTATCGCGGGCTCCGGTTCCTGACCGCGGAAGAGTTGTTGAACGATCAAGGCGTTGCCGCGGTGGCGGTCGAGACGTCGGTCGACACTTTGGTGCCGACGGCGATTCAATGTCTGCAGGCTGGAAAACACATCCATCTCGACAAGCCCGCCGGTTCGTCGATGTCGGCTTGCCGCGCGATGCATGCCGAAGCCGATCGTCGCGGGCTGACGATTCAGATGGGCTACATGCTGCGATACAACCCCGCCTTCGAGCTGCTATTCCAAGTCGTCCAAGACGGTTGGCTGGGACCGATCACCGAGATCAGCGGAATGATGGGCAAGATGGCGAGCGATCCGCTGCGGAAGAGCTTGGCGGCCTATCCCGGCGGCGGGATGTTTGAACTGGCTTGCCATCTGATCGATGCGGTGGTCACGGTTCTTGGCAAGCCCGACCGCGTGACGGCTCACAATCGCCAGACCTTTCCCGAGAAAGATAGCTTCGTCGACAACCAGTTAGCCGTCTTCGATTACCCGGCGGCGATCGCCACAATCCGCTGCAACCACCTGGATCCACTGGGCGGTCCGCGGCGCGGATTCGAGGTCGCGGGGCAGCAGGGAGCGTTTCAGATCAATCCGTTGGAACCGCCCGCGGTCCGCTTGGGACTGGACCGTGCGAGAGGTTCGTTTACCCAGGGCTTCCAAGACGTGAAGCTGGAACGGAGCAGCGGCCGCTACGACGACGAGTTCCGCGACTTGGCCAAGGTGATCCGCGGCGAAAAGGCCCTGCGATGGGATTCATCGCACGACCTGGCGGTTCATGAAGCGGTGCTTTTGGCCAGCGGCCTGCCGTTGAATTGA
- a CDS encoding alpha/beta hydrolase, with translation MSALEQKIGPLQCVVIDGGEAPTIPVVLCHGFGAPGDDLVPLGQYLLEMLGDDAEKFRFVFPTAPISLADQGMPGGRAWWPLNMQRLMELFQTNDFSELRRQEPPGIEEARQMLTETIEAVAGDFDKDAPLVIGGFSQGAMVSLDVALRGLKNPPAGLIQWSGTLICEAQWKAVAADRLKSVDALQSHGHSDFVLPMIGAQWLSELLDESSANFEFIQFDGPHTIPMESLQATAELLRRVAANAS, from the coding sequence ATGTCAGCTCTTGAACAAAAAATCGGTCCGCTGCAGTGCGTCGTGATCGATGGTGGCGAAGCCCCAACCATTCCCGTCGTCTTGTGCCATGGTTTTGGAGCCCCCGGCGACGACCTGGTCCCGCTGGGACAATACCTCCTGGAAATGCTGGGCGATGACGCCGAAAAGTTCCGCTTTGTCTTCCCGACCGCTCCGATCTCGCTCGCCGATCAAGGAATGCCCGGCGGCCGAGCCTGGTGGCCGCTGAACATGCAGCGATTGATGGAGTTGTTCCAAACGAACGACTTCAGCGAACTGCGACGCCAAGAACCGCCGGGGATCGAAGAAGCTCGCCAGATGCTGACCGAAACGATCGAAGCTGTCGCCGGCGACTTCGACAAGGACGCTCCCTTGGTGATCGGCGGCTTTTCGCAAGGCGCGATGGTATCCCTGGACGTCGCGCTTCGCGGCCTAAAAAATCCGCCAGCCGGCCTGATCCAGTGGTCGGGGACTCTGATCTGCGAAGCCCAGTGGAAAGCCGTCGCGGCCGATCGACTGAAATCTGTCGACGCGCTGCAGAGCCACGGGCACAGCGATTTTGTGCTGCCGATGATCGGAGCTCAGTGGCTCAGCGAATTGCTCGACGAATCGTCGGCAAATTTTGAGTTCATTCAATTCGACGGACCGCACACGATCCCGATGGAATCGCTGCAAGCGACCGCCGAACTGCTGCGACGTGTCGCCGCCAACGCGAGCTAG
- a CDS encoding SelT/SelW/SelH family protein: MNNRIVIRYCTGCRWLLRAAWMAQELLTTFEAELDEVALAPTDGGRFVIELNGDMIWDRHRDHGFPEIKVLKQLVRDRVAQGRDLGHLDRAKPDPLPKSPDNH; the protein is encoded by the coding sequence ATGAATAATCGTATCGTAATTCGCTACTGCACCGGCTGTCGGTGGCTGTTGAGAGCCGCCTGGATGGCCCAGGAACTACTGACAACCTTCGAAGCTGAATTGGACGAAGTCGCCCTGGCGCCGACCGATGGAGGCCGCTTCGTGATCGAGCTCAATGGCGATATGATCTGGGATCGCCACCGAGATCACGGTTTTCCCGAGATTAAAGTGCTAAAACAGTTGGTCCGCGACCGCGTTGCCCAAGGGCGTGACCTGGGCCATCTGGACCGCGCCAAACCCGATCCCTTGCCCAAATCCCCAGATAATCATTGA
- a CDS encoding PSD1 and planctomycete cytochrome C domain-containing protein, with protein sequence MKHLPSIPLLFLLLCVLAGPANGTEKDRQAIKFFETSIRPLLAKHCYDCHGDAEQEGGLRLDHISFIESGGDSGPALVASEPDESLLIEAIRYDSGLEMPPDEKLADEEIELLERWVAMGAPWPEEAAAASSRDEFGFTEEDHKWWAVQPVADPAVPKTGDAWATTPIDQFIAAKLKQADLTPAAKADRYELIRRATFDLHGLPPTRQQIDDFVNDDSPQAWERLIDRLLESPRYGERWAQHWLDVVRYAESDGYRQDAFRPKASRYRDYVIHSFNDNKPYDQFVREQLAGDEIDPDNPDVLIGTAFLRHGIYEYNQRNARMHWELIVNEMTNVTGEVFLGLGIGCAQCHDHKFDPILQKDYFALQAFLASTCWPTDMPLVDGQTKEKHDRMQAEWEQATASIREQIDAMLEPTYKSRTNAAVKMFPEDIQQMFAKPREERTTYEQQMVMLVERQVTRKNAAADGKKVFAKKPEELAKFNDLQAQLKAFDHLKPEPLPTGFVATDVGPEPAETILVSRTGKTNVDPAFLTLLGQPAPVIKPTETTTGRRRALADWIAQPDNPLSTRVIVNRIWQHHFGRGIVSTPNDVGMLGEPPSHPELLDWLVQRFLENGWQFKPLHRMIMTSAAYQQTARREATEHEEAVDIENRLLWRFPPTRLDAEQVRDAMLAASGELTHRDGGGSVSGNTPVRSIYVKKIRNTPDPQLGALDAPMGFESAPTRPQTTTPTQALTLVNGDWTLKRAEAMGKRLLAGKDSISATEIDQAYWTVFGRPASDAELNMALEFTQSLVEQESPTPEPTKNENDPYPGETGLRSIQNAFASVNGVSLGSGALWIQPGSRFERLQLKDLPLGSRFTIEAIATLDRIYPDASVSTLISAWNSNNKTPGWSLGVTSAKSGYQPRNLIVQLIGHDAAGAVKYEVVASNLRFPLNKPVYVAAAVNARPSGDGKSAGTVTFYMKDLSDPKAKMRTATIPHSIVGSINNKSLPVLVGGRQGNGHRWDGQVARLAIADNEVPQNRLIVNAAAEGGPVEHLLDFDFSGEDGQMPAPGTAWVTSEAALKKSEPPSKVVAAMRDFCHALFTSNEFLYLH encoded by the coding sequence ATGAAACACCTGCCCAGCATTCCTCTTTTATTTTTGCTGTTATGCGTGCTAGCGGGCCCTGCCAATGGGACCGAAAAAGATCGCCAGGCGATCAAGTTCTTTGAGACTTCGATCCGCCCATTATTGGCGAAACACTGCTACGATTGCCACGGCGATGCCGAGCAAGAGGGCGGTCTGCGATTAGATCACATCTCGTTTATCGAATCCGGTGGCGATTCGGGACCCGCATTGGTTGCTAGCGAGCCGGACGAATCGCTGCTGATCGAAGCGATCCGCTACGATTCGGGCCTGGAAATGCCGCCGGATGAGAAGCTGGCTGACGAGGAGATCGAGCTGCTGGAACGCTGGGTCGCGATGGGGGCTCCATGGCCCGAAGAGGCGGCTGCGGCGAGTTCTCGCGACGAGTTCGGATTCACCGAAGAGGATCACAAGTGGTGGGCGGTTCAACCGGTCGCCGATCCCGCGGTTCCGAAGACTGGCGACGCTTGGGCGACCACGCCGATCGATCAATTTATCGCGGCGAAATTGAAGCAAGCCGATTTGACACCCGCCGCCAAAGCGGATCGCTATGAATTGATTCGCCGGGCGACATTTGATCTGCACGGTTTGCCGCCGACCCGCCAACAGATCGACGATTTTGTCAACGACGATTCTCCCCAGGCTTGGGAGCGGTTGATCGATCGTTTGTTGGAGAGTCCGCGGTACGGCGAACGCTGGGCCCAACATTGGCTGGACGTCGTCCGGTATGCCGAAAGCGATGGCTATCGTCAGGACGCATTTCGGCCCAAAGCGAGCCGCTATCGCGACTACGTCATCCATTCATTCAACGACAACAAACCGTACGACCAATTCGTTCGTGAACAATTGGCCGGCGATGAGATCGATCCGGACAATCCCGATGTCCTGATCGGGACCGCATTCCTGCGGCACGGGATCTACGAATACAACCAACGCAACGCGCGGATGCATTGGGAATTGATCGTCAACGAGATGACCAACGTCACGGGAGAAGTCTTCCTGGGCTTGGGAATCGGTTGTGCCCAGTGCCACGATCACAAGTTTGATCCGATCCTGCAGAAAGACTACTTCGCTTTGCAAGCGTTCCTCGCGTCGACCTGTTGGCCAACCGATATGCCGTTGGTCGATGGCCAGACGAAAGAAAAACACGATCGGATGCAGGCGGAGTGGGAGCAGGCGACGGCGTCGATTCGCGAGCAGATCGATGCGATGTTGGAGCCAACCTACAAGAGCCGCACCAATGCCGCGGTGAAAATGTTCCCCGAGGACATTCAGCAGATGTTCGCCAAGCCACGCGAGGAGCGAACCACGTACGAGCAGCAGATGGTGATGCTGGTCGAACGTCAGGTGACGCGGAAAAACGCCGCCGCCGATGGGAAAAAGGTTTTCGCCAAAAAGCCGGAAGAGCTAGCGAAATTCAACGATTTGCAAGCTCAACTGAAAGCCTTCGACCATCTGAAGCCCGAGCCGTTGCCCACGGGGTTTGTTGCGACCGACGTCGGTCCTGAGCCTGCGGAGACGATCTTGGTTTCGCGGACTGGCAAAACGAATGTCGATCCCGCCTTTTTGACTTTGCTGGGGCAACCGGCACCGGTGATCAAACCGACCGAAACGACGACTGGTCGTCGCCGTGCGTTGGCTGATTGGATCGCGCAGCCCGACAATCCGCTGTCGACGCGTGTGATCGTCAACCGAATCTGGCAGCATCACTTTGGTCGCGGTATCGTCTCCACGCCCAACGATGTTGGGATGTTGGGAGAACCGCCGAGCCACCCCGAGTTGTTGGACTGGTTGGTCCAGCGGTTCCTGGAAAACGGTTGGCAGTTCAAACCGCTGCACCGAATGATCATGACCAGCGCCGCCTATCAACAGACGGCGCGGCGCGAGGCGACCGAGCATGAAGAAGCTGTCGACATCGAGAACCGATTGCTGTGGCGATTCCCGCCGACGCGATTGGATGCCGAACAGGTCCGCGACGCGATGCTGGCCGCTTCGGGCGAACTGACTCACCGCGATGGTGGCGGATCGGTCAGCGGAAACACTCCCGTGCGAAGCATCTACGTGAAGAAGATTCGCAACACGCCCGATCCTCAATTGGGTGCGTTGGATGCGCCGATGGGATTCGAATCGGCACCGACGCGTCCGCAAACGACGACGCCAACTCAGGCGTTGACTTTGGTGAACGGCGATTGGACGTTGAAGCGAGCTGAAGCGATGGGCAAGCGTTTGCTGGCCGGAAAGGATTCGATCAGCGCGACGGAGATCGACCAAGCGTATTGGACTGTGTTTGGCCGCCCCGCGTCCGACGCGGAACTAAACATGGCGTTGGAATTCACGCAGAGTTTGGTTGAGCAGGAATCGCCCACGCCAGAGCCAACCAAAAACGAAAACGATCCGTATCCGGGGGAAACGGGTTTGCGAAGCATTCAAAATGCGTTCGCCAGCGTGAATGGTGTTTCGCTGGGAAGCGGTGCGTTGTGGATCCAACCGGGCAGCCGATTTGAGCGACTGCAATTGAAGGACCTTCCGCTGGGCAGCCGGTTCACGATCGAAGCGATTGCGACTCTCGACCGAATCTATCCCGATGCGAGCGTCAGCACGTTGATTTCGGCTTGGAATAGCAACAACAAAACGCCGGGCTGGTCGCTGGGAGTCACCAGTGCCAAGTCGGGTTATCAGCCGCGAAACCTGATCGTCCAATTGATCGGTCACGATGCTGCCGGAGCTGTGAAGTACGAAGTTGTCGCTTCGAACCTCCGCTTCCCGCTGAACAAGCCGGTCTATGTTGCCGCGGCCGTCAACGCACGGCCTAGCGGCGATGGCAAGTCGGCTGGAACGGTTACGTTCTACATGAAAGACCTGTCCGATCCCAAAGCGAAGATGCGAACCGCAACGATCCCGCATTCGATCGTTGGGAGCATCAACAACAAGTCGCTGCCGGTTTTGGTTGGCGGACGCCAGGGGAACGGTCATCGCTGGGACGGTCAGGTTGCACGCCTGGCGATCGCGGACAACGAGGTTCCTCAAAACCGTTTGATCGTCAACGCAGCCGCTGAAGGAGGCCCGGTCGAACACCTACTGGACTTCGATTTCAGTGGCGAAGACGGCCAGATGCCAGCTCCGGGAACCGCTTGGGTGACCAGCGAAGCGGCCTTGAAGAAGTCGGAACCGCCGTCGAAGGTCGTCGCTGCGATGCGTGACTTCTGCCACGCGTTGTTCACGTCGAACGAGTTCCTGTATCTGCACTGA
- a CDS encoding carboxypeptidase-like regulatory domain-containing protein, translating to MQKLHLSLFVLSYLFCIGCGGDGVHRVAINGQLQSDDGPIANASVQFIPEAGTTGDGALGMSDAEGKFTVISSRDAASGLPPGNYRVRISQMVDGNGIVLPAEATQAEFPDSREGIPAPYSTPNSPLEVTVTEDDEDIIIALPSAPRKK from the coding sequence GTGCAAAAACTGCATCTGAGTCTATTCGTATTAAGCTACCTCTTCTGCATCGGCTGCGGTGGCGACGGTGTGCATCGCGTAGCGATCAACGGTCAATTGCAATCGGACGACGGACCGATTGCCAACGCTTCGGTGCAGTTCATTCCAGAAGCGGGAACGACGGGAGACGGCGCCTTGGGGATGTCCGATGCCGAAGGGAAGTTCACCGTCATCAGTTCACGCGACGCCGCCAGCGGCTTGCCTCCGGGGAACTACCGGGTTCGTATCAGCCAGATGGTCGATGGGAATGGCATAGTGTTGCCAGCTGAGGCAACTCAAGCGGAATTCCCCGATTCGCGTGAGGGGATTCCAGCTCCCTATTCAACTCCCAACTCTCCGTTAGAAGTCACGGTTACCGAGGATGATGAAGACATAATCATTGCGCTGCCTTCAGCACCGCGGAAGAAATAA